One part of the Streptomyces lienomycini genome encodes these proteins:
- a CDS encoding sensor histidine kinase, producing the protein MQGRFKRDGSASAEPEPQGGTGPKAVSSSPQHAQNPGQTQSGDGGERAGQAAGPATPGQQQPAKPAKGSTGPGPRIALRNWRISTRLVSLLALPVVAATSLGALRINQSMDDIQQLDNMKLLTEMTKQATELAAALQEERDQSAGPLAHGSKSSAIAVKGDREQTDRALKNFLDKSEQIDAASKDGKLVGVRDSLVGIASDLNDLTKIRSTAYTVDDNSTQTVEAYHRLITHLLDLSQDMAEATSNPDMIQRTRALSAFSSAKEYASIQRAVLAAALPANNTSKSKLAENDRLYAQSALQSQTSEIRSFSSIYGDGAEDLLKPISEGNPVIEASDQYAGRALSRVNGLAGLKTRSYQDWLDDSSTKIQQMKNIELKLLEDMEQQARELRNESQQEAIISGVLILLVLGVSLVGAFVVARSMIRSLRRLEDTATKVAQDRLPELVKQLSETDPQDVDTSVESVGVHSRDEIGRVAAAFDDVHREAVRLAAEQALLRGNVNAMFTNLSRRSQGLIQRQLSLISELESREADPDQLSSLFKLDHLATRMRRNGENLLVLAGEEPGRRWTRPVPLVDVLRAAASEVEQYERIELASVPTTEVAGRVVNDLVHLLAELLENATSFSSPQTKVKVTGHALPDGRVLIEIHDTGIGLSPEDLAAINERLASPPTVDVSVSRRMGLFVVGRLSQRHGIRIQLRPSDSGGTTALVMLPVDVAQGGRKPQPKPGQSAAGSGGPAAAQAAAGVAAARRGGQGGGALGGGGAFGGGGGALGAGAPGGRLGAGQGPRAALPGRDTGGRPGAPGGPRGPQSPAGPGQQNRPAPAGAGAGAGQAPGAPQGLQAAGMNAPQNNAPQGQDMFGGTRGPVAPPQRGKRGNNGDAEQGRRPQLPPRGGPRAELPGGNPQPRVPSWSDENAQPPVPRASLDTPRGHDEPDSSRTDLTPRLDERQGPGSTTEMPAVPRFGEPQSPAATAEFARPDFDAPPPRRDEAQNTGQFAQPDPNQYDEQYGRGQYGQDQYGQGGLGQDQYGQDQYGRGGQTAPHDDQFARPEPSAPQQDTGSFVRSDVFGGQPSQPAPHDPTPHEPAPGDRFTGVQGYDNGSTGQHGLPSRQDPDRTGQFEAPRMNGVPGGNDFGAPRPPAPQRPAPEERPAPHSHGAPAQRPGDEWALPPASGPGDGRTPLFDTLETNWFHGDREARAQQEPPAAAPAEPQAVQPQTPAAPQRPATSAWRSSPNDDLVRQAERVRQPAAGGVTTSGLPRRVPRANLVPGTAQQQSHQSGPAVSRAPDDVRGRLTNLRRGIAQGRQAGTGTNQTGSYPRPTHQQER; encoded by the coding sequence GTGCAGGGACGTTTCAAGAGGGATGGCAGCGCTTCGGCGGAGCCGGAGCCGCAGGGCGGGACTGGCCCCAAGGCCGTCAGCTCCTCGCCCCAGCACGCCCAGAACCCGGGCCAGACCCAGTCCGGTGACGGCGGGGAGCGCGCCGGTCAGGCGGCGGGCCCGGCCACGCCCGGCCAGCAGCAGCCCGCGAAGCCGGCCAAGGGCTCGACCGGCCCCGGCCCGCGCATAGCCCTGCGCAACTGGCGGATCTCCACCCGTCTGGTGTCGCTGCTGGCGCTTCCGGTGGTCGCGGCGACCTCGCTGGGCGCGTTGCGCATCAACCAGTCGATGGACGACATCCAGCAGCTCGACAACATGAAGCTGCTGACCGAGATGACCAAGCAGGCCACGGAACTGGCCGCCGCGCTCCAGGAGGAGCGCGACCAGTCCGCCGGCCCGCTGGCCCACGGCTCGAAGTCCAGCGCGATCGCCGTCAAGGGCGACCGGGAGCAGACCGACCGGGCCCTGAAGAACTTCCTCGACAAGTCCGAGCAGATCGACGCGGCGAGCAAGGACGGCAAGCTCGTCGGCGTCCGCGACAGCCTCGTCGGCATCGCGAGCGACCTGAACGACCTGACCAAGATCCGCAGCACGGCGTACACGGTGGACGACAACTCGACCCAGACGGTCGAGGCCTACCACCGCCTGATCACCCACCTGCTGGACCTCTCGCAGGACATGGCGGAGGCGACCAGCAACCCCGACATGATCCAGCGCACGCGCGCTCTGTCGGCCTTCTCCTCGGCCAAGGAGTACGCGTCCATCCAGCGGGCGGTCCTCGCCGCGGCGCTCCCCGCGAACAACACCAGCAAGAGCAAGCTCGCCGAGAACGACCGGCTGTACGCCCAGTCCGCGCTGCAGAGCCAGACGTCCGAGATCCGCAGCTTCTCCAGCATCTACGGCGACGGCGCGGAGGACCTGCTCAAGCCGATCTCCGAGGGCAACCCGGTGATCGAGGCGTCCGACCAGTACGCCGGCCGCGCCCTCAGCCGGGTCAACGGCCTGGCGGGTCTGAAGACCCGGTCCTACCAGGACTGGCTGGACGACAGCTCCACCAAGATCCAGCAGATGAAGAACATCGAGCTGAAGCTGCTGGAGGACATGGAGCAGCAGGCCCGCGAGCTGCGCAACGAGTCGCAGCAAGAGGCCATCATCTCGGGTGTCCTCATCCTGCTCGTGCTCGGCGTCTCGCTGGTCGGCGCGTTCGTCGTGGCGCGGTCCATGATCCGCTCGCTGCGCCGGCTGGAGGACACCGCGACCAAGGTCGCCCAGGACCGTCTGCCCGAGCTGGTCAAGCAGCTCTCCGAGACCGACCCGCAGGACGTCGACACCTCGGTGGAGTCGGTCGGTGTGCACTCCCGGGACGAGATCGGCCGAGTGGCCGCGGCCTTCGACGACGTGCACCGCGAGGCGGTCCGCCTCGCCGCCGAGCAGGCCCTGCTGCGGGGCAACGTCAACGCGATGTTCACCAACCTCTCGCGCCGTTCCCAGGGCCTCATCCAGCGTCAGCTGTCGCTGATCTCCGAACTGGAGTCCCGCGAGGCCGACCCGGACCAGCTGTCCTCGCTGTTCAAGCTCGACCACCTCGCGACCCGCATGCGCCGTAACGGCGAGAACCTCCTCGTCCTCGCCGGTGAGGAGCCGGGCCGCCGCTGGACGCGTCCGGTGCCGCTGGTCGACGTGCTCCGCGCCGCCGCCTCCGAGGTGGAGCAGTACGAGCGCATCGAGCTGGCCTCCGTGCCGACCACCGAGGTCGCCGGACGCGTGGTCAACGACCTCGTCCACCTGCTCGCCGAGCTGCTGGAGAACGCGACCTCGTTCTCCTCCCCGCAGACCAAGGTCAAGGTCACCGGTCACGCGCTGCCCGACGGCCGCGTGCTGATCGAGATCCACGACACCGGTATCGGCCTCTCGCCGGAGGACCTCGCCGCGATCAACGAGCGGCTCGCCTCGCCGCCCACCGTGGACGTCTCCGTCTCCCGCCGCATGGGCCTGTTCGTGGTCGGCCGCCTCTCGCAGCGCCACGGCATCCGCATCCAGCTGCGCCCGTCCGACTCCGGCGGTACGACCGCGCTGGTCATGCTGCCCGTCGACGTCGCCCAGGGCGGCCGCAAGCCGCAGCCGAAGCCGGGTCAGTCCGCCGCGGGCTCCGGCGGTCCGGCCGCCGCGCAGGCCGCCGCCGGTGTGGCCGCGGCCCGTCGCGGCGGTCAGGGCGGCGGTGCCCTCGGGGGCGGCGGCGCCTTCGGCGGTGGTGGCGGTGCCCTCGGCGCCGGTGCGCCGGGTGGCCGGCTCGGCGCCGGTCAGGGACCGCGGGCCGCACTGCCCGGGCGCGACACGGGCGGTCGTCCGGGTGCGCCGGGCGGGCCGCGCGGTCCCCAGTCTCCGGCGGGTCCGGGCCAGCAGAACCGTCCGGCCCCGGCCGGCGCGGGCGCCGGTGCCGGTCAGGCGCCCGGTGCTCCGCAGGGTCTGCAGGCCGCGGGCATGAACGCGCCGCAGAACAACGCCCCGCAGGGCCAGGACATGTTCGGCGGTACGCGCGGCCCCGTCGCTCCGCCGCAGCGCGGCAAGCGCGGGAACAACGGCGACGCCGAGCAGGGCCGTCGTCCGCAGCTGCCGCCCCGCGGTGGTCCGCGGGCCGAGCTGCCCGGCGGCAACCCGCAGCCGCGGGTGCCCAGTTGGAGCGACGAGAACGCGCAGCCGCCCGTGCCGCGCGCCTCGCTGGACACCCCGCGCGGCCACGACGAGCCGGACAGTTCGCGCACCGACCTGACACCGCGTCTCGACGAGAGGCAGGGCCCGGGTTCCACCACGGAGATGCCGGCGGTGCCCCGGTTCGGCGAGCCCCAGTCCCCCGCCGCCACGGCCGAGTTCGCCCGCCCGGACTTCGACGCCCCGCCGCCCCGCCGCGACGAGGCCCAGAACACGGGCCAGTTCGCGCAGCCCGACCCGAACCAGTACGACGAGCAGTACGGCCGGGGTCAGTACGGCCAGGACCAGTACGGCCAGGGCGGGCTCGGACAGGACCAGTACGGACAGGACCAGTACGGCCGGGGCGGTCAGACCGCCCCGCACGACGACCAGTTCGCGCGGCCCGAGCCGAGCGCCCCGCAGCAGGACACGGGCTCCTTCGTCCGCTCGGACGTCTTCGGCGGGCAGCCCTCGCAGCCGGCTCCGCACGACCCGACTCCGCACGAGCCGGCGCCGGGCGACCGGTTCACCGGCGTCCAGGGCTACGACAACGGCTCGACCGGGCAGCACGGCCTGCCGAGCCGTCAGGACCCGGACCGGACCGGTCAGTTCGAAGCCCCGCGGATGAACGGCGTGCCGGGCGGCAACGACTTCGGTGCCCCGCGTCCGCCGGCCCCGCAGCGTCCGGCTCCCGAGGAGCGCCCCGCCCCGCATTCCCACGGCGCTCCCGCGCAGCGGCCCGGAGACGAATGGGCGCTGCCCCCGGCCTCCGGTCCCGGTGACGGGCGGACGCCACTGTTCGACACGCTGGAGACCAACTGGTTCCACGGCGACCGCGAAGCGAGGGCCCAGCAGGAGCCCCCGGCCGCGGCACCGGCGGAGCCGCAGGCCGTCCAGCCCCAGACCCCGGCGGCCCCCCAGCGGCCCGCCACCTCCGCCTGGCGCAGCTCGCCGAACGACGATCTCGTCCGGCAGGCGGAGCGCGTCCGGCAGCCGGCCGCGGGCGGAGTCACCACCTCCGGCCTCCCGCGCCGGGTCCCCCGGGCCAACCTCGTCCCGGGGACGGCTCAGCAGCAGTCGCACCAGAGCGGTCCGGCGGTTTCGCGTGCGCCCGACGACGTGCGCGGCCGGCTGACCAATCTCCGTCGGGGAATCGCACAGGGCCGTCAGGCCGGTACCGGCACCAACCAGACCGGCAGCTATCCGCGGCCCACTCACCAGCAGGAGCGTTAG
- a CDS encoding sensor histidine kinase — translation MRRSKNSPEPSARGNFTPPQRTAAPAPAPAAEPEAVPAASGGRFSPRNWRVPTRLNAILLIPVLVGLVMGGFQVKSSIDTWQDAEDAESTARLVRASLGYANALYNERDLTAAPLLQGKGDKDTTVTKARRATDDAADVFDEAARGMPAKAGLERRLKVFREQEPKLQTLRQAAYTSKLKGVETEEGYTGVAHPLMEFANELGLGTGNITSYGRTVYAISLTKAALSLERSIGMHMLVKPGPEPSHLASQRVALSSYAYLERIAIEEYIGGGTEADAQKLQDAEAKLKEDGAAMAKEAKAKDPDYVAPPSNPTTMISELAGLDSTDTSARADLAQQGITPENWWAVNTLKFDAYQKIESDLADKAVSEASTIADDAERDAYITGAAVVIALLAAFILAGMVARGMSRSMRQLRNAAFGIAEQRLPMLVDQLSRTDPGRVDTRVQPIPITTTDEIGEVARAFDQVHREAVRLASEQALLRGNINAIFTNLSRRNQSLIEGQLSLITDLENNEADPDQLESLFRLDHLATRMRRNGENLLVLAGEEPGRRWDQPVPLVDVLRAASSEVEQYERVELSGVPEAEIHGRAVTDLVHLLAELLENATTFSSPQTKVRVTATRLPDGRVMVEIHDKGIGLTAEDFADINHKLANPPTVDAAISQRMGLFVVGRLSDRHGIRVQLRPSGEQAGTTSLVMLPDAITHGGGGEQQSRDEFTVSQIIPEQNFQSENLGQVGQVGQPMRTAAELGFDDSRYSEVPDDIRELDPVGRSLMREERRAALEAQSHPELPGQADPGGDGHTGATGFQDQFTGQQPGYDPARGGYPEQQNGGYDQQSAYPDQQQAYQEPRQASYDEQYYASGAGLPGSEGYSPNGGYPDPSYPEQGPGGQQPAGSGAQETYSPFEQRRYQDDWPQQDGYQNGYPDQYPTGASGAQSAQAADVNEADRVGFDRPGPAPSAPHELTDAGLPRRGSTASGAGDAGHVGLETPAAAPGAGGEDTWRSANDDRWQQASALRKPKAGGVTSSGLPRRVPKANLVEGAAETTPQGGPQVSRAPEDVRGRLSNLRRGVERGRNAGSETNGQDTGNEHRGPDSTYNQER, via the coding sequence GTGAGGCGAAGCAAGAACAGTCCCGAGCCATCGGCCCGGGGCAACTTCACCCCGCCGCAGCGCACAGCGGCGCCCGCCCCCGCGCCCGCCGCGGAACCCGAGGCCGTGCCCGCCGCGAGCGGTGGCCGTTTCTCACCGCGCAACTGGCGGGTGCCCACCCGGCTGAACGCGATCCTCCTCATACCCGTGCTGGTCGGCCTGGTCATGGGCGGCTTCCAGGTGAAGAGCTCGATCGACACCTGGCAGGACGCCGAGGACGCCGAGAGCACCGCGCGCCTGGTGCGTGCCTCCCTCGGCTACGCCAACGCCCTGTACAACGAACGCGACCTCACGGCCGCCCCGCTGCTGCAGGGCAAGGGCGACAAGGACACCACCGTCACCAAGGCCCGCCGGGCCACCGACGACGCGGCCGACGTGTTCGACGAGGCGGCCCGCGGCATGCCCGCCAAGGCGGGACTCGAACGCCGGCTGAAGGTGTTCCGCGAGCAGGAGCCCAAGCTCCAGACGCTGCGGCAGGCCGCGTACACCTCGAAGCTCAAGGGTGTGGAGACCGAGGAGGGCTACACCGGTGTCGCCCACCCGCTGATGGAGTTCGCCAACGAACTCGGTCTCGGCACCGGCAACATCACCTCCTACGGCCGTACCGTCTACGCGATCTCGCTGACCAAGGCGGCGCTCTCGCTGGAGCGCTCCATCGGCATGCACATGCTGGTCAAGCCGGGTCCGGAGCCCAGCCACCTCGCCAGCCAGCGTGTCGCCCTGTCCTCGTACGCCTACCTCGAGCGCATCGCGATCGAGGAGTACATCGGCGGCGGCACCGAGGCGGACGCGCAGAAGCTCCAGGACGCGGAGGCGAAGCTCAAGGAGGACGGCGCGGCCATGGCCAAGGAGGCCAAGGCCAAGGACCCGGACTACGTGGCGCCGCCGTCCAATCCGACGACGATGATCTCGGAGCTGGCCGGGCTGGACTCCACGGACACCAGCGCGCGGGCGGACCTGGCCCAGCAGGGCATCACGCCGGAGAACTGGTGGGCGGTCAACACCCTCAAGTTCGACGCGTACCAGAAGATCGAGTCGGACCTGGCCGACAAGGCGGTGTCCGAGGCGTCCACGATCGCCGACGACGCCGAGCGTGACGCCTACATCACCGGTGCCGCGGTCGTGATCGCGCTGCTCGCCGCGTTCATCCTGGCCGGCATGGTGGCCCGCGGGATGAGCCGCTCCATGCGCCAGCTGCGCAACGCCGCCTTCGGCATCGCCGAGCAGCGCCTGCCGATGCTGGTCGACCAGCTCTCCCGCACCGACCCCGGCCGCGTGGACACCCGGGTCCAGCCGATCCCGATCACCACGACCGACGAGATCGGCGAAGTCGCCCGCGCCTTCGACCAGGTGCACCGCGAGGCGGTCCGGCTCGCCTCCGAGCAGGCTCTGCTGCGGGGCAACATCAACGCGATCTTCACCAACCTGTCGCGCCGCAACCAGTCGCTGATCGAGGGCCAGCTGAGCCTGATCACCGACCTGGAGAACAACGAGGCGGACCCGGACCAGTTGGAGAGCCTCTTCCGGCTGGACCACCTGGCCACCCGTATGCGCCGCAACGGCGAGAACCTCCTGGTCCTCGCCGGCGAGGAGCCCGGCCGCCGCTGGGACCAGCCGGTCCCGCTGGTCGACGTGCTGCGCGCCGCCTCCTCCGAGGTGGAGCAGTACGAGCGCGTCGAGCTGTCCGGCGTGCCGGAGGCCGAGATCCACGGCCGGGCCGTGACCGACCTCGTGCACCTGCTGGCCGAGCTGCTCGAGAACGCCACCACGTTCTCCTCCCCGCAGACCAAGGTCCGCGTCACCGCGACCCGGCTGCCCGACGGCCGCGTGATGGTCGAGATCCACGACAAGGGCATCGGTCTGACCGCCGAGGACTTCGCGGACATCAACCACAAGCTGGCCAACCCGCCGACCGTGGACGCCGCGATCTCGCAGCGCATGGGCCTGTTCGTGGTCGGCCGGCTGTCCGACCGGCACGGCATCCGCGTCCAGCTGCGCCCCTCGGGCGAGCAGGCGGGCACCACGTCGCTGGTCATGCTCCCGGACGCCATCACCCACGGTGGCGGCGGCGAGCAGCAGTCGCGCGACGAGTTCACGGTCTCGCAGATCATCCCGGAGCAGAACTTCCAGAGCGAGAACCTCGGCCAGGTGGGCCAGGTCGGTCAGCCCATGCGGACCGCCGCCGAACTGGGCTTCGACGACAGCCGCTACTCCGAGGTCCCCGACGACATACGTGAGCTGGACCCGGTCGGCCGTTCGCTGATGCGCGAGGAGCGCCGGGCGGCCCTGGAGGCCCAGTCGCACCCCGAGCTGCCTGGTCAGGCGGACCCGGGTGGCGACGGGCACACCGGGGCCACCGGGTTCCAGGACCAGTTCACGGGGCAGCAGCCGGGCTACGACCCCGCCCGGGGCGGCTACCCGGAACAGCAGAACGGCGGCTACGACCAGCAGTCGGCGTACCCCGACCAGCAGCAGGCCTACCAGGAACCGCGGCAGGCGTCGTACGACGAGCAGTACTACGCGTCGGGCGCCGGCCTGCCGGGGAGCGAGGGCTACTCGCCCAACGGCGGTTACCCGGACCCCTCCTACCCGGAGCAGGGCCCGGGCGGGCAGCAGCCGGCGGGCTCCGGCGCCCAGGAGACGTACTCGCCCTTCGAACAGCGGCGCTACCAGGACGACTGGCCCCAGCAGGACGGATATCAGAACGGTTATCCGGACCAGTACCCCACGGGTGCCTCTGGGGCGCAATCCGCGCAGGCCGCTGACGTGAACGAGGCGGACCGCGTAGGCTTCGACCGTCCGGGGCCGGCCCCCTCCGCCCCCCATGAGCTGACCGACGCCGGCCTTCCGCGCCGCGGATCCACCGCGAGCGGCGCGGGCGATGCGGGGCACGTGGGCCTGGAGACGCCGGCGGCCGCACCGGGGGCGGGCGGCGAGGACACCTGGCGGTCGGCCAACGACGACCGCTGGCAGCAGGCCTCGGCGCTGCGCAAGCCCAAGGCGGGTGGGGTGACCTCCTCGGGCCTGCCGCGACGGGTACCCAAGGCCAACCTGGTCGAGGGAGCCGCCGAAACCACTCCACAGGGAGGCCCTCAGGTCTCCCGCGCCCCGGAGGACGTCCGGGGCAGGCTGAGCAACCTGCGGCGCGGCGTCGAACGGGGCCGCAACGCAGGCAGTGAAACGAACGGCCAGGACACAGGGAACGAACACCGTGGTCCTGACAGCACCTACAACCAGGAGCGTTAG
- a CDS encoding fumarylacetoacetate hydrolase family protein: protein MRIARFSIDGNVAFGAVEGDQPDQLVLDIIKGIPFADFELSGTKVPLSKVRLLPPVLPNKVVAFGRNYAEHARELGNEVPDAPFAFFKPSTSVIGPGDAIQYPSFSEELHHEAELAVVIGRMCREVPRERVKDVIFGYTCANDVTARDVQRREKQWARAKGFDSACPLGPWVETDLDPADLTIQLTVNGGQRQLGRTSEMIHSIEDLIVNISEAMTLLPGDVILTGTPAGVGPLNVGDEVAVTIEGIGTLTNKVVKRG, encoded by the coding sequence GTGCGCATCGCCAGGTTCTCCATCGACGGGAACGTCGCCTTCGGCGCGGTCGAGGGCGACCAGCCGGACCAGCTCGTCCTCGACATCATCAAGGGCATCCCGTTCGCGGACTTCGAGCTCTCCGGCACCAAGGTGCCCCTGAGCAAGGTGCGGCTCCTGCCGCCGGTACTCCCCAACAAGGTCGTCGCCTTCGGCCGCAACTACGCCGAACACGCCCGCGAACTCGGCAACGAGGTGCCCGACGCCCCGTTCGCCTTCTTCAAGCCGTCCACCTCGGTCATCGGCCCCGGCGACGCCATCCAGTACCCCTCCTTCAGCGAGGAACTGCACCACGAGGCCGAACTCGCCGTCGTCATCGGCCGCATGTGCCGCGAGGTCCCGCGCGAGCGCGTCAAGGACGTGATCTTCGGCTACACCTGCGCCAACGACGTCACCGCCCGCGACGTGCAGCGCCGCGAGAAGCAGTGGGCCAGGGCCAAGGGCTTCGACTCCGCCTGCCCGCTCGGCCCCTGGGTGGAGACCGACCTGGACCCGGCCGACCTGACCATCCAGCTCACGGTCAACGGAGGCCAGCGCCAGCTCGGCCGCACCAGCGAGATGATCCACTCCATCGAGGATCTGATCGTCAACATCTCCGAGGCGATGACGCTCCTGCCCGGCGACGTGATCCTCACGGGCACCCCGGCCGGCGTCGGCCCCCTCAACGTCGGCGACGAGGTCGCCGTCACCATCGAAGGCATCGGCACTCTCACCAACAAGGTTGTCAAGCGTGGCTAG
- a CDS encoding GTP-binding protein — MDFESSDGGRATTSAKIVVAGGFGVGKTTFVGAVSEINPLRTEAVMTSASAGIDDLTHAGDKTTTTVAMDFGRITLDQDLILYLFGTPGQDRFWFMWDDLVRGAIGAVVLCDTRRLADCFPAVDYFENSGLPFVVALNGFDGQQPYSPDEVREALQIGPDTPIITTDARHRADAKSALITLVEHALMARLR, encoded by the coding sequence GTGGACTTCGAAAGCTCTGACGGAGGGCGGGCGACCACCTCCGCGAAGATCGTGGTGGCCGGCGGCTTCGGCGTCGGCAAGACCACGTTCGTGGGCGCCGTCTCCGAGATCAACCCCCTGCGCACCGAGGCCGTGATGACCTCGGCCAGCGCGGGGATCGACGACCTCACACACGCCGGGGACAAGACGACCACGACGGTCGCCATGGACTTCGGCCGCATCACGCTGGACCAGGACCTGATCCTGTACCTGTTCGGTACGCCGGGCCAGGACCGCTTCTGGTTCATGTGGGACGACCTGGTCCGCGGCGCCATCGGCGCGGTCGTGCTGTGCGACACGCGCCGGCTGGCCGACTGCTTCCCGGCGGTCGACTACTTCGAGAACAGCGGACTGCCGTTCGTCGTGGCGCTCAACGGCTTCGACGGCCAGCAGCCGTACTCCCCGGACGAGGTGCGCGAGGCGCTGCAGATCGGCCCCGACACCCCGATCATCACGACCGACGCCCGGCATCGCGCCGACGCCAAGTCGGCGCTGATCACCCTGGTCGAGCACGCGCTGATGGCCCGGCTGCGGTAG
- a CDS encoding DUF742 domain-containing protein yields MTPPTASHDPYAEPYEDEGDQPLVRPYAMTGGRTRPRYQLAIEALISTTADPAALMGLLPEHQRICHLCREVKSVAEVSALLAMPLGVARILVADLAEAGLVAIHQPGGDENNGGAPDVTLLERVLSGLRKL; encoded by the coding sequence ATGACCCCGCCCACCGCCTCTCATGATCCGTACGCGGAGCCGTACGAGGACGAGGGCGACCAGCCGCTGGTACGTCCCTACGCGATGACCGGTGGCCGGACCAGGCCGCGCTATCAGCTCGCCATCGAGGCGCTGATCAGTACGACGGCCGACCCGGCAGCGCTCATGGGGCTCCTCCCCGAGCACCAGCGCATCTGCCATTTGTGCCGCGAGGTGAAATCGGTGGCCGAGGTGTCGGCCCTGCTGGCGATGCCGCTCGGTGTGGCGCGGATCCTGGTCGCGGACCTCGCGGAGGCCGGGCTCGTCGCCATTCACCAGCCTGGCGGAGACGAGAACAACGGCGGTGCGCCGGACGTGACACTGCTCGAAAGGGTGCTCAGTGGACTTCGAAAGCTCTGA
- a CDS encoding roadblock/LC7 domain-containing protein has protein sequence MSQAAQNLNWLITNFVDNTPGVSHTVVVSADGLLLAMSEGFPRDRADQLAAVASGLTSLTAGASRIFEGGNVAQTVVEMERGFLFLMSVSDGSSLAVLAHPECDIGLVGYEMALLVDRAGAVLTPDLRAELQGSLLH, from the coding sequence ATGAGCCAGGCGGCACAGAACCTCAACTGGTTGATCACGAATTTCGTGGACAACACCCCAGGGGTGTCCCACACCGTCGTCGTGTCCGCCGACGGACTTCTTCTGGCGATGTCGGAAGGCTTCCCGCGCGACCGCGCCGACCAACTCGCGGCCGTCGCCTCGGGGCTGACCTCGCTGACCGCCGGGGCGTCCCGGATCTTCGAGGGCGGCAACGTCGCGCAGACGGTCGTGGAGATGGAACGAGGGTTCCTCTTCCTCATGTCCGTCTCGGACGGCTCGTCCCTGGCCGTCCTCGCGCACCCCGAGTGCGACATCGGCCTCGTCGGCTACGAGATGGCGCTCCTGGTCGACCGCGCGGGCGCGGTGCTCACACCCGACCTGCGCGCCGAACTACAAGGCAGTCTGCTCCACTGA